The DNA window CCCGGCGCTACGACACCGCGCTGCCGCCGGTCCCCGACTGGGACGACGACTGCTACGCGGACAAGTTGGACGTGCTCGCCGAGACGGCCGTGCCGCTGGTCAGCTTCACCTTCGGCTGCCCCGACCCCGATGTGATCGCGCGTCTCCAGTCGGCGGGCACCGAGATCGCCGTGACCGTCACCTCCCCCGAGGAGGGCGTGGCCGCGCTGCGGGCGGGGGCGGACATCCTGGTGGTGCAGGGCCCGGAGGCGGGCGGCCACCGGGGCTCCTTCGAACCGCTCGGCGTCACCGACACCGGCCCCAGCCTGCTGGAGCTGCTGCCGGAGGTCCGCAAGGCCGTCGAGGAGGACGGCGCCCGGATGCCGCTGCTCGCGGCCGGCGGGGTGATGGACGGCGCCGGGCTCGCCTCGGTCCTCGCCGCCGGCGCCGCCGCCGCCCAACTGGGCACGGCCTTCCTGGCCACTCCCGAGAGCGGCGCCCACCCGGTGCACAAGTCGGCGCTCACCGACCCGCGTTGGACCGAGAACGGCGCCTTCGGCTCCTCCACCACGGTCACCACGGCCTTCACCGGCCGCCCCGCCCGCGCACTGGTCAACCGCTTTGTGGCCGAGCACCGGGCAGCCGCGCCCAGCGCCTGCTACCCGCTGCTCCACCACCTCACCGCACCGCTGCGCCGCGCCGCCGCCGCACGGGGCGACGCCGACGGCATGGCCCTCTGGGCGGGCACCGGCCACCGGCTGGCCCGCACCCTGCCCGCCGCCGACCTGGTGGAACTCCTGGTCACCGAGCTGGCGGCGGCCATGGAGACGCCGTACGGGCACCGCGCGGCGCCCTGACGGCTCAGATCTCGTCGATCAGCTCCGCGATCGACTTCACGACCCGGCCCGGCCGGTAGGGGAAGCGCTCCACCTCGCCGGGCTGGGTCAGCCCACTGAGCACCAGTACCGTCTCCAGGCCCGCCTCCATGCCCGCGACCACATCGGTGTCCATCCGGTCGCCGATCATGGCGGTGGTCTCGGAGTGCGCCTTGAGGGTGTTCAGCGCCTCCCGCATCATCAGCGGGTTGGGCTTGCCCACGAAGTACGGCTCCACCCCGGTGGCCTTGGTGATCAGCGCCGCCACCGAACCGGTGGCCGGCAGCGCGCCCTCGGCCGAGGGGCCGGTCTCGTCCGGGTTGGTGGCGATGAACCGGGCACCGCCGTTGATCAGCCGGATCGCCTTGGTGAGCGCCTCGAAGCTGTAGGTCCGGGTCTCCCCGAGCACCACATAGTCGGGCGAGACATCCGTCAGCACATACCCGATCTGGTACAGCGCCGTGGTCAG is part of the Peterkaempfera bronchialis genome and encodes:
- a CDS encoding NAD(P)H-dependent flavin oxidoreductase; amino-acid sequence: MNGTEHHPVPLPRTLLSRLPHPVVQAPMAGGSSTPALAAAVSGAGGLGFLAAGYKSPQTLREEIALTRTLTDAPFGVNVFAPTQPAPHAAQAAARYREELAGEARRYDTALPPVPDWDDDCYADKLDVLAETAVPLVSFTFGCPDPDVIARLQSAGTEIAVTVTSPEEGVAALRAGADILVVQGPEAGGHRGSFEPLGVTDTGPSLLELLPEVRKAVEEDGARMPLLAAGGVMDGAGLASVLAAGAAAAQLGTAFLATPESGAHPVHKSALTDPRWTENGAFGSSTTVTTAFTGRPARALVNRFVAEHRAAAPSACYPLLHHLTAPLRRAAAARGDADGMALWAGTGHRLARTLPAADLVELLVTELAAAMETPYGHRAAP
- a CDS encoding HAD-IIA family hydrolase, producing the protein MAERRLIESWLTDMDGVLVHEGTPIPGAEEFIRRLRESGKPFLVLTNNSIYTPRDLAARLAGIGLEVPEESIWTSALATAKFLDGQRPRGTAYVIGEAGLTTALYQIGYVLTDVSPDYVVLGETRTYSFEALTKAIRLINGGARFIATNPDETGPSAEGALPATGSVAALITKATGVEPYFVGKPNPLMMREALNTLKAHSETTAMIGDRMDTDVVAGMEAGLETVLVLSGLTQPGEVERFPYRPGRVVKSIAELIDEI